Proteins co-encoded in one Montipora capricornis isolate CH-2021 chromosome 12, ASM3666992v2, whole genome shotgun sequence genomic window:
- the LOC138025542 gene encoding uncharacterized protein gives MADRDRLSRALSEAVSRAVSDALDSALPQTCNRVSPNENGSRSQGNTVVPVVANAPSTNQQVRSAPEELALIADNTDEEVRMRSKGRPSKDIDREQLESFLKLKIPISTIANVFHVSRPTLYKAIRNFNIDYQKFSALSDAEIRQDVEVIASNHPNAGEVMVMGHLRARDIHVQRSRVRDAIHHTNQAGPLSRRRAPIRRRVYSVPCPNYVWHIDGNHKLVRWRIVLHHGIDGFSRLVVFGACSTNNKAHTVLQLYLEAVRKYGRPFRVRTDHGGENVEVWRDMNQSWGEEARPVIVGSSVHNQRVERHNRDANEQILSVFREEFYQLERDGLLDPLNDTDLFCLHYAYMPKINKSLTEFIAAHNNHALSTEGNNTPAQMFWLNLHLTAFHGGFEEDRLWRGISVDDLLTPDLPHVQVPETRNPLGEADTVALRRAVDPVSSLSGRELYMQTLRFVGTCLQRN, from the exons ATGGCGGACCGAGATAGATTGTCTCGTGCATTATCAGAAGCCGTCTCTCGCGCCGTCAGTGATGCCTTAGACAGTGCCTTGCCTCAGACATGTAATCGG GTTTCACCAAACGAAAATGGCTCTCGCTCTCAAGGAAACACGGTCGTTCCTGTGGTGGCTAATGCTCCCAGCACAAATCAGCAG GTACGAAGTGCACCAGAAGAATTGGCCTTGATAGCCGACAACACTGATGAAGAAGTAAGGATGAG GTCCAAAGGGAGGCCAAGCAAAGACATTGACAGGGAGCAACTGGAGTCTTTCTTAAAACTCAAGATTCCAATTTCCACAATAGCCAATGTATTTCATGTTTCAAGACCCACTCTGTACAAAGCTATTCGAAATTTTAACATTGACTACCAGAAATTTTCCGCCTTAAGCGATGCTGAGATACGGCAGGATGTTGAAGTGATTGCAAGCAACCACCCGAATGCTGGAGAAGTGATGGTCATGGGTCATTTGAGGGCGCGTGATATTCACGTGCAACGTTCAAGAGTCAGGGACGCTATTCACCATACCAACCAAGCTGGCCCTTTATCTCGTCGACGTGCACCAATAAGACGACGCGTGTATTCGGTACCATGTCCAAATTACGTCTGGCATATTGATGGCAATCATAAACTGGTTCGGTGGCGAATTGTGTTGCATCACGGAATTGATGGGTTTAGCCGGCTTGTAGTTTTTGGTGCCTGCTCTACAAACAACAAAGCCCATACCGTGCTACAGTTGTACCTTGAAGCTGTACGTAAGTATGGTCGTCCATTTCGAGTGAGGACAGACCATGGCGGCGAAAACGTTGAAGTTTGGCGTGATATGAACCAATCTTGGGGAGAGGAGGCAAGACCGGTAATAGTGGGAAGTTCAGTTCACAACCAAAGAGTTGAACGCCACAATCGAGACGCCAATGAGCAGATATTATCGGTTTTCAGAGAGGAGTTCTATCAACTGGAGAGGGATGGGTTACTGGATCCTCTGAACGACACGGATCTTTTTTGCTTACATTACGCTTACATGCCGAAAATTAATAAGAGTCTCACAGAATTTATTGCAGCGCATAATAACCACGCCCTTTCAACGGAAGGAAATAACACTCCAGCACAGATGTTCTGGCTTAACCTTCACCTCACCGCCTTTCATGGTGGGTTTGAAGAAGACAGATTATGGCGAGGAATCAGTGTTGATGACCTACTGACGCCAGATTTACCCCATGTTCAGGTGCCTGAGACACGTAACCCTCTTGGTGAAGCAGATACGGTAGCCTTGCGGAGAGCTGTCGATCCAGTAAGTTCCTTAAGTGGTAGGGAACTTTACATGCAAACACTGCGTTTCGTGGGGACATGTCTCCAAAGGAATTAG